In one window of Arachis ipaensis cultivar K30076 chromosome B06, Araip1.1, whole genome shotgun sequence DNA:
- the LOC107645322 gene encoding GDSL esterase/lipase EXL3-like isoform X3, whose protein sequence is MDTGNNNNNLKTEARCNFPPYGEDLEGGGMPTGRFSNGKVPSDFVVEELGIKELLPAYLDPNLQPTDLVTGVCFASGGAGYDPLTSKLASAIHFDSQIEMFKDYIGKLRGVVGEERAEYIIENSLYLVVMGSNDISNTYFLSHVRQLEYDVPAYTDLLLRLASTYFKEIYELGARRIGVFSTPPIGCVPFQRTVAGGITRQCVDKINDACKLFNAKLPNALDSLNRNLPDSRFVFIDVYNPLLDVIVNYPKYGYKVEDRGCCGTGKIEVTFLCTQLQPTCPNVLDHVFWDSFHPTQSVYKKLVASVLQKYIQPLSV, encoded by the exons ATGGATACtggaaacaacaacaacaacttgaaaacggAAGCAAGGTGCAATTTCCCACCATATGGAGAAGATCTTGAAGGTGGAGGAATGCCTACCGGAAGGTTTAGCAATGGAAAGGTTCCATCAGATTTTGTAG TTGAAGAATTAGGCATAAAAGAGCTTCTACCAGCATATTTGGATCCAAATCTACAACCCACTGATCTTGTCACCGGTGTCTGCTTTGCATCCGGTGGCGCCGGCTATGATCCCTTAACGTCAAAACTTGCG TCAGCGATACATTTTGACTCTCAAATAGAAATGTTCAAAGATTACATAGGAAAGTTAAGAGGGGTGGTTGGAGAAGAGAGAGCAGAGTACATAATAGAGAACAGCCTTTATCTTGTTGTCATGGGCAGTAATGACATTTCCAACACATACTTCTTGTCACATGTTAGACAGTTGGAATATGATGTCCCTGCTTACACTGATCTATTGCTCCGCTTAGCCTCTACTTACTTTAAG GAAATATATGAACTTGGGGCAAGGAGAATAGGAGTATTCAGCACTCCCCCAATTGGGTGCGTACCGTTTCAGAGAACAGTGGCTGGAGGAATAACAAGACAGTGTGTGGATAAgataaatgatgcatgcaagtTATTTAACGCCAAACTGCCAAATGCATTGGATTCCCTCAACAGGAATCTGCCAGATTCCAGATTTGTATTTATTGATGTCTACAACCCTTTACTTGACGTTATTGTCAACTACCCAAAATATG GGTATAAAGTTGAAGACAGAGGGTGCTGTGGCACAGGCAAAATAGAAGTTACGTTTTTATGCACGCAGTTGCAACCAACTTGTCCCAACGTTTTGGATCATGTTTTTTGGGACAGTTTTCACCCGACGCAATCTGTTTACAAAAAGCTCGTCGCCTCTGTTCTACAAAAATACATACAGCCTCTTTCCGTGTGA
- the LOC107645322 gene encoding GDSL esterase/lipase EXL3-like isoform X1, protein MVLSINKNNLFPSPPCSVCHLLLLLVIIPLRTLGLVRLPPNVTIPAVFVFGDSIMDTGNNNNNLKTEARCNFPPYGEDLEGGGMPTGRFSNGKVPSDFVVEELGIKELLPAYLDPNLQPTDLVTGVCFASGGAGYDPLTSKLASAIHFDSQIEMFKDYIGKLRGVVGEERAEYIIENSLYLVVMGSNDISNTYFLSHVRQLEYDVPAYTDLLLRLASTYFKEIYELGARRIGVFSTPPIGCVPFQRTVAGGITRQCVDKINDACKLFNAKLPNALDSLNRNLPDSRFVFIDVYNPLLDVIVNYPKYGYKVEDRGCCGTGKIEVTFLCTQLQPTCPNVLDHVFWDSFHPTQSVYKKLVASVLQKYIQPLSV, encoded by the exons ATGGTTCTTTCTATAAATAAGAACAACCTGTTTCCTTCACCACCTTGTTCAGTTTGTCACTTATTGCTTCTTTTAGTTATTATTCCCTTAAGAACATTGGGTCTTGTGAGATTGCCACCAAATGTTACTATTCCTGCAGTGTTTGTGTTCGGAGATTCCATAATGGATACtggaaacaacaacaacaacttgaaaacggAAGCAAGGTGCAATTTCCCACCATATGGAGAAGATCTTGAAGGTGGAGGAATGCCTACCGGAAGGTTTAGCAATGGAAAGGTTCCATCAGATTTTGTAG TTGAAGAATTAGGCATAAAAGAGCTTCTACCAGCATATTTGGATCCAAATCTACAACCCACTGATCTTGTCACCGGTGTCTGCTTTGCATCCGGTGGCGCCGGCTATGATCCCTTAACGTCAAAACTTGCG TCAGCGATACATTTTGACTCTCAAATAGAAATGTTCAAAGATTACATAGGAAAGTTAAGAGGGGTGGTTGGAGAAGAGAGAGCAGAGTACATAATAGAGAACAGCCTTTATCTTGTTGTCATGGGCAGTAATGACATTTCCAACACATACTTCTTGTCACATGTTAGACAGTTGGAATATGATGTCCCTGCTTACACTGATCTATTGCTCCGCTTAGCCTCTACTTACTTTAAG GAAATATATGAACTTGGGGCAAGGAGAATAGGAGTATTCAGCACTCCCCCAATTGGGTGCGTACCGTTTCAGAGAACAGTGGCTGGAGGAATAACAAGACAGTGTGTGGATAAgataaatgatgcatgcaagtTATTTAACGCCAAACTGCCAAATGCATTGGATTCCCTCAACAGGAATCTGCCAGATTCCAGATTTGTATTTATTGATGTCTACAACCCTTTACTTGACGTTATTGTCAACTACCCAAAATATG GGTATAAAGTTGAAGACAGAGGGTGCTGTGGCACAGGCAAAATAGAAGTTACGTTTTTATGCACGCAGTTGCAACCAACTTGTCCCAACGTTTTGGATCATGTTTTTTGGGACAGTTTTCACCCGACGCAATCTGTTTACAAAAAGCTCGTCGCCTCTGTTCTACAAAAATACATACAGCCTCTTTCCGTGTGA
- the LOC107645322 gene encoding GDSL esterase/lipase EXL3-like isoform X2 — MVLSINKNNLFPSPPCSVCHLLLLLVIIPLRTLGLVRLPPNVTIPAVFVFGDSIMDTGNNNNNLKTEARCNFPPYGEDLEGGGMPTGRFSNGKVPSDFVGIKELLPAYLDPNLQPTDLVTGVCFASGGAGYDPLTSKLASAIHFDSQIEMFKDYIGKLRGVVGEERAEYIIENSLYLVVMGSNDISNTYFLSHVRQLEYDVPAYTDLLLRLASTYFKEIYELGARRIGVFSTPPIGCVPFQRTVAGGITRQCVDKINDACKLFNAKLPNALDSLNRNLPDSRFVFIDVYNPLLDVIVNYPKYGYKVEDRGCCGTGKIEVTFLCTQLQPTCPNVLDHVFWDSFHPTQSVYKKLVASVLQKYIQPLSV; from the exons ATGGTTCTTTCTATAAATAAGAACAACCTGTTTCCTTCACCACCTTGTTCAGTTTGTCACTTATTGCTTCTTTTAGTTATTATTCCCTTAAGAACATTGGGTCTTGTGAGATTGCCACCAAATGTTACTATTCCTGCAGTGTTTGTGTTCGGAGATTCCATAATGGATACtggaaacaacaacaacaacttgaaaacggAAGCAAGGTGCAATTTCCCACCATATGGAGAAGATCTTGAAGGTGGAGGAATGCCTACCGGAAGGTTTAGCAATGGAAAGGTTCCATCAGATTTTGTAG GCATAAAAGAGCTTCTACCAGCATATTTGGATCCAAATCTACAACCCACTGATCTTGTCACCGGTGTCTGCTTTGCATCCGGTGGCGCCGGCTATGATCCCTTAACGTCAAAACTTGCG TCAGCGATACATTTTGACTCTCAAATAGAAATGTTCAAAGATTACATAGGAAAGTTAAGAGGGGTGGTTGGAGAAGAGAGAGCAGAGTACATAATAGAGAACAGCCTTTATCTTGTTGTCATGGGCAGTAATGACATTTCCAACACATACTTCTTGTCACATGTTAGACAGTTGGAATATGATGTCCCTGCTTACACTGATCTATTGCTCCGCTTAGCCTCTACTTACTTTAAG GAAATATATGAACTTGGGGCAAGGAGAATAGGAGTATTCAGCACTCCCCCAATTGGGTGCGTACCGTTTCAGAGAACAGTGGCTGGAGGAATAACAAGACAGTGTGTGGATAAgataaatgatgcatgcaagtTATTTAACGCCAAACTGCCAAATGCATTGGATTCCCTCAACAGGAATCTGCCAGATTCCAGATTTGTATTTATTGATGTCTACAACCCTTTACTTGACGTTATTGTCAACTACCCAAAATATG GGTATAAAGTTGAAGACAGAGGGTGCTGTGGCACAGGCAAAATAGAAGTTACGTTTTTATGCACGCAGTTGCAACCAACTTGTCCCAACGTTTTGGATCATGTTTTTTGGGACAGTTTTCACCCGACGCAATCTGTTTACAAAAAGCTCGTCGCCTCTGTTCTACAAAAATACATACAGCCTCTTTCCGTGTGA
- the LOC107645323 gene encoding GDSL esterase/lipase EXL3: MVVSTMKVWLCGGCLFLRCIILLGVLCKTKGLVKLPPNVTVPAVYVFGDSIVDTGNNNGNKLTPAKCNYPPYGKDFKGSIPTGRFSNGKVPADLIVEDLGIKEYLPAYLDPNLQSSDLLTGVNFASGGAGYDPLTSLSAAAISLSGQVDLFKECIGKLKGEVGEERSNFILNNSFYIVVFGSNDISNTYFLTRVRQLQYDIPTYTDILLKSASNFLKELYQLGARRIAVFGIPPLGCIPFQRTAAGGIERNCAEQINDAAKFFNSKLSNKIDSFNQQLPDARTVYIDVYTPLLDIILNYQKYGYKVANKGCCGTGIIEVVELCNRFVPTCPNDLEYVFWDSFHPTEIVYKSLISPIVSKYLPKFL; this comes from the exons ATGGTTGTTTCTACTATGAAGGTGTGGTTATGTGGTGGTTGTTTGTTCCTCCGTTGCATAATATTGTTAGGTGTGTTATGCAAAACAAAAGGATTGGTGAAACTGCCACCGAATGTAACGGTTCCGGCAGTGTATGTGTTTGGAGATTCGATCGTGGACACAGGAAACAACAACGGTAACAAGCTAACGCCGGCAAAATGCAACTACCCGCCGTATGGCAAAGATTTCAAGGGAAGCATACCGACTGGCCGCTTCAGCAATGGCAAGGTTCCAGCAGACCTTATTG TTGAAGATTTAGGTATTAAAGAGTATCTACCAGCATACTTGGATCCAAATCTCCAATCTAGTGATTTGCTTACTGGGGTGAATTTTGCATCTGGTGGTGCTGGATATGACCCTCTCACTTCACTATCAGCG GCTGCTATATCTTTATCGGGACAAGTAGATTTGTTCAAAGAATGCATAGGGAAGTTGAAAGGAGAGGTTGGAGAGGAGAGAAGCAATTTCATCCTAAACAACAGTTTCTATATTGTGGTTTTTGGAAGCAATGACATCTCCAACACCTACTTCTTGACTCGCGTTAGGCAGTTACAATATGACATTCCTACTTACACTGACATTCTCCTCAAATCAGCTTCTAATTTCTTGAAAGAATTATACCAACTTGGTGCAAGGAGAATTGCGGTATTCGGTATTCCACCCCTTGGATGTATACCATTTCAGAGGACGGCAGCTGGTGGAATAGAAAGAAATTGTGCAGAACAAATAAATGATGCTGCAAAGTTCTTTAATTCCAAACTCTCAAACAAGATTGATTCCTTTAATCAACAATTACCAGATGCCAGGACTGTTTACATTGATGTTTACACCCCTCTTCTCGATATCATTCTAAACTACCAAAAATATG GTTataaagtggcaaacaaaggttgCTGTGGAACAGGGATAATAGAGGTAGTGGAATTATGCAATCGATTTGTTCCAACGTGTCCCAATGATTTGGAGTATGTCTTTTGGGATAGCTTTCACCCTACCGAGATCGTTTACAAAAGCCTCATTTCTCCAATTGTTTCTAAATATCTCCCCAAATTCTTGTGA
- the LOC107646229 gene encoding protein FREE1, with translation MRVSDVGVESRVRTSFQRCSKEITPPLHTINSLISQIPIPIPTLTLIPIHTQPLTHPHHPSPPVTLPPITPLTTNFPSFNSPSFDSHLSYQQPPPHQHQPPPQQQPYYPPFDQHQAAPSPIYAPPPPPPPSVTPPYSAPYSHAGSTVPPAPSAYDPPYDNSPAKFDHSGAFFDDGYNNFNRSNRSDSYGNRHDDGFSGFNRGNHRSDYREEVYGDGVYAYEGGKVEPYGSRGTAPKSSTWSGFDDYGRAISLPTAAKEPSGGSKIVKAVPKVETREDPGSGVQKFRVKLLAESGGQSTMDVLCQIGLDGIRMLEPNTSRTLRIYPLENITRCERFDSSTLAFWSKSPVDIEPRRIRLQSNSYTTNTLLDTVTAATIQYKEMGGSKRPTESLRTNEQPAEKRKGFGDWMNLIKPPNEEKDHWVPDEAVSKCTACGTDFGAFNRRHHCRNCGDIFCDKCTHGRIALTADENAQPVRVCDRCMAEVTQRLSNAKEAANKPVLQSHEDLARKLQEELERNRKASGSKSEGSGRRMKEVACPICTVHLQVQVPSSGSETIECGVCQHPFLVSAH, from the exons ATGCGGGTTTCAGACGTTGGAGTTGAATCTCGG GTACGCACCTCATTTCAGCGATGCAGCAAGGAGATTACACCTCCACTCCATACTATCAATTCCCTCATCTCCCAAATTCCAATCCCAatcccaaccctaaccctaattccgATCCACACTCAGCCCCTTACGCATCCGCACCACCCTTCTCCTCCGGTTACGCTCCCTCCGATTACACCTCTTACTACCAATTtcccttccttcaattctccatccTTTGACTCTCACCTCTCGTACCAACAACCACCGCCACATCAgcatcaaccaccaccacaacaGCAACCTTATTATCCACCTTTCGATCAGCATCAAGCGGCTCCATCTCCGATCTACgctcctcctccaccaccaccaccctccgTTACGCCACCGTACTCCGCACCGTATAGCCACGCTGGATCTACGGTCCCTCCAGCTCCCTCCGCATACGATCCACCCTACGATAACAGTCCCGCCAAGTTCGATCACTCTGGCGCTTTCTTTGACGACGGCTACAACAACTTTAACCGTAGTAACCGTTCCGATTCGTATGGTAACCGACACGATGACGGTTTCAGCGGGTTTAACCGTGGTAATCATCGTTCTGATTACCGCGAGGAGGTGTACGGGGATGGCGTGTACGCTTACGAAGGAGGGAAGGTGGAACCGTACGGGTCTCGTGGAACCGCACCAAAATCGTCGACTTGGTCCGGTTTCGATGATTACGGGAGAGCGATCAGTCTTCCAACGGCCGCAAAGGAACCTTCCGGTGGAAGCAAGATTGTGAAGGCAGTGCCGAAGGTGGAGACGCGAGAGGATCCCGGAAGCGGGGTGCAGAAGTTCCGGGTGAAGCTCTTGGCGGAGAGTGGTGGCCAGAGCACCATGGATGTTCTGTGTCAG ATTGGTTTGGATGGAATTCGAATGCTGGAACCAAATACTAGTCGAACATTGAGAATATATCCTCTTGAGAACATAACAAGATGTGAG AGGTTTGATTCATCTACCCTTGCATTCTGGTCAAAGAGCCCAGTGGACATTGAGCCACGACGAATCAGATTGCAATCCAATAGTTACACTACCAACACACTTTTGGATACTGTGACTGCTGCCACCATACAG TACAAGGAAATGGGTGGAAGCAAAAGACCCACAGAATCGTTAAGAACTAATGAACAGCCTGCAGAAAAAAGGAAAGGATTTGGTGATTGGATGAATTTGATTAAACCTCCCAATGAAGAGAAGGATCATTGG GTCCCAGATGAAGCAGTCTCGAAATGTACAGCATGTGGCACTGATTTTGGAGCTTTCAATCGCAGG CATCACTGTAGAAATTGTGGAGATATTTTCTGTGATAAATGTACACATGGTAGAATTGCTCTAACTGCTGACGAGAATGCTCAACCAGTACGTGTTTGTGACCGATGCATG GCAGAAGTgactcagagactgagtaatGCTAAAGAAGCAGCAAATAAACCAGTGTTGCAAAGTCATGAGGATCTTGCCAGGAAACTTCAG GAGGAGCTGGAGAGGAATCGAAAGGCATCAG GTTCCAAGTCTGAAGGATCTGGAAGACGGATGAAGGAAGTTGCATGTCCTATTTGCACTGTCCATCTGCAG GTCCAGGTACCCAGCTCAGGTTCAGAGACCATAGAGTGTGGAGTTTGCCAGCACCCATTTCTTGTGAGTGCTCATTGA